A section of the bacterium genome encodes:
- the rpoB gene encoding DNA-directed RNA polymerase subunit beta encodes MASFVNHLHRPRKNFSKINKVIDVPNLIDIQKRSYERFLQIGVPEDQREDIGLQAVFKSVFPIKDFNETASLEFVSYKLEEPKYDVDECLQRGMTYACPVRVVVRLVVWDTSEGAPPGAIRDVKEQEVYFGEIPLMTGDGTFINNGTERVVVSQLHRSPGVFFESASATAVSRSNVLYSARMLPYRGSWLDFEYDHRDVLYVRIDRRRKMPATILLRALGYSEEDLLNFFYKSETVSFKGKDIFKSVVLDLLPGQMASFDVKDPKSGEVLVKAGKKFTKFSLKRLERSNIDAIKINAEDIIGRFAAKDVVNKDTGEVILGVNQELTAEIFDDIKTAGIESFDLLYIDGVNVNAALRNTLMADKMSTQDESILEIYSRLRPGEPPTLETATAYFESLFFNPDRYDLSHVGRLKINHKFGFDTELETRTLQKEDILHSVKYLSGLKDGLGVTDDIDHLGNRRVRTVGELVEIQYRIGLVRMERAIKERMSLQDVETLMPHELINSKPVSAVVKEFFSSSQLSQFMDQTNPLSSTTHKRRLSALGPGGLTRERAGFEVRDVHTTHYGRICPIETPEGPNIGLITSLSTFARVNDYGFIETPYRKVVNGVVTDEVNFYSALEEEKHIIAQANAPINAKGKFTGDLVQCRQAGETISVDPAEVTLMDVSPNQLVSVAASLIPFLENDDANRALMGSNMQRQAVPLLSASAPIVGTGMESIVARDSGAALVAVNDGVVESVDAGRIVIRSKAGSKVSGPEVDIYNLVKYQRSNQATCVNQKPIVRKGDEVLRGQVIADGPSTSKGELALGKNVIVAFMPWQGYNFEDSILLSERLVTEDVYTSVHIETFELFARDTKLGKEEVTRDIPNVGEDALRDLDDSGVVRIGAEVSSGDILVGKVTPKGETQLSPEEKLLRAIFGDKAGDVKDTSLRMPPGAKGTVIDVQIFSREGVEKDARAKEIEDMQVSKLLQDQEDQIKIIRESSYAKIANVLSGEKVAADLKDNKSKVLIKKGTKITQEALDEVPRHKWKDIALVSNEDAEKQVLQIFDQLAEQTDGIKHAFDEKILRIKSGDDLLPGVIKMVRVFVAIKRRISVGDKMAGRHGNKGVVSRIMPVEDMPYLEDGTPVDVVLNPLGVPSRMNVGQIMETHLGWAGRMLGRKIDQMIEEKVDSEKIRTFLKKVYHRSEDHDLIDKAKKSDVLAYARRIAEEHVHLATPVFDGANDEHIKELLKLSDVHSSGQSKLFDGRTGDAFDRMVTVGIMYVLKLHHLVDDKLHARSIGPYSLVTQQPLGGKAQFGGQRLGEMEVWALEAYGAAYALQEFLTVKSDDIAGRTRTYEAIVKGENHLECGLPESFNVLLKELKALSLDVRLIESPESSTEEGSDDQGKESSDQEAAA; translated from the coding sequence ATGGCCTCATTTGTAAACCACTTACATCGACCCCGTAAAAATTTTTCAAAAATTAATAAGGTTATCGATGTACCAAACCTTATTGATATTCAAAAAAGATCATATGAGAGGTTTTTGCAAATAGGAGTTCCTGAAGACCAGAGAGAGGATATTGGTTTACAGGCTGTTTTTAAGTCGGTCTTTCCAATTAAAGATTTTAATGAAACAGCTTCCCTTGAGTTTGTTTCTTATAAGTTAGAAGAACCAAAATATGATGTAGATGAATGCTTGCAAAGAGGTATGACTTACGCATGCCCGGTGCGAGTTGTTGTTCGTTTGGTTGTGTGGGATACATCTGAAGGAGCGCCTCCTGGAGCGATTCGAGATGTTAAAGAGCAGGAAGTATATTTTGGTGAGATTCCTCTGATGACCGGCGACGGTACCTTTATCAATAATGGTACTGAACGTGTTGTTGTAAGTCAATTGCACCGCTCTCCAGGTGTTTTCTTTGAATCGGCTAGTGCTACGGCAGTATCAAGAAGTAATGTGTTGTATTCAGCCAGAATGCTTCCTTATCGTGGTTCTTGGTTAGACTTTGAGTATGATCACAGAGATGTGTTGTATGTAAGGATAGACCGTCGTAGAAAAATGCCGGCAACTATTTTGTTAAGAGCATTAGGTTATTCTGAAGAGGATTTATTAAACTTCTTTTACAAGTCTGAAACCGTCAGTTTTAAAGGTAAGGATATTTTTAAGAGCGTTGTGCTTGATCTACTGCCAGGGCAAATGGCAAGCTTTGATGTTAAAGACCCCAAATCAGGTGAGGTCTTGGTTAAAGCGGGCAAGAAGTTTACAAAGTTTTCATTAAAAAGGTTAGAGCGCTCTAATATTGATGCAATAAAGATTAATGCTGAAGATATTATTGGTCGTTTTGCTGCCAAAGATGTTGTCAATAAAGACACCGGTGAGGTTATTCTGGGTGTGAATCAGGAGTTGACTGCAGAAATTTTTGATGACATTAAAACAGCTGGTATTGAATCGTTTGATTTGCTTTATATTGATGGTGTTAATGTCAATGCTGCACTAAGAAATACCTTGATGGCGGATAAAATGTCTACGCAAGATGAATCCATCTTGGAAATATATTCAAGATTGCGTCCTGGCGAGCCACCTACACTTGAAACGGCAACAGCTTATTTTGAAAGTTTATTTTTTAACCCCGATCGTTATGACTTGTCACATGTTGGCCGTTTAAAAATTAACCATAAGTTTGGCTTTGATACTGAATTGGAAACCAGAACTTTACAAAAAGAAGATATTCTTCATTCAGTAAAGTACCTTTCTGGCTTAAAAGATGGTTTGGGCGTAACTGATGATATTGATCATCTAGGTAACAGGCGTGTGCGTACGGTAGGTGAGTTGGTTGAAATTCAGTACCGCATAGGTCTTGTCCGTATGGAAAGAGCTATAAAAGAGCGCATGAGTTTGCAAGATGTTGAGACGCTGATGCCACATGAGTTGATTAATTCTAAACCCGTGTCTGCAGTTGTAAAAGAGTTTTTTAGTTCAAGTCAGTTGTCACAGTTTATGGATCAAACCAACCCTTTGTCTTCAACAACGCACAAAAGAAGATTGTCGGCTTTAGGACCAGGTGGTTTAACCAGAGAGAGAGCCGGTTTTGAGGTTCGTGATGTTCATACCACGCACTATGGACGTATTTGTCCTATTGAAACACCTGAGGGACCCAATATTGGTTTGATTACCTCTTTATCAACTTTTGCAAGAGTTAATGACTATGGCTTTATTGAAACACCATACAGAAAAGTTGTTAACGGTGTTGTCACAGATGAAGTGAACTTTTATTCGGCTTTGGAAGAGGAAAAGCATATTATCGCTCAGGCCAATGCGCCCATTAATGCCAAAGGAAAGTTTACAGGTGATTTAGTTCAGTGTAGGCAAGCCGGTGAAACAATTTCTGTTGATCCAGCTGAAGTGACATTGATGGACGTTTCTCCAAACCAACTTGTTTCCGTTGCAGCGTCGCTGATTCCGTTTTTAGAGAATGATGATGCTAACCGTGCTTTGATGGGGTCAAACATGCAACGGCAAGCCGTTCCATTGCTTTCAGCTAGTGCACCAATTGTGGGTACAGGTATGGAAAGTATTGTTGCGCGTGACTCAGGTGCAGCTCTGGTTGCAGTCAATGACGGTGTTGTTGAATCTGTTGATGCTGGAAGAATTGTGATTCGTTCTAAAGCAGGTTCTAAGGTTTCTGGTCCAGAGGTTGATATTTATAACTTGGTGAAGTACCAGCGCTCCAATCAGGCGACCTGTGTTAACCAAAAACCTATCGTTAGAAAAGGTGATGAGGTTTTACGTGGTCAAGTGATTGCGGATGGTCCATCAACATCAAAAGGTGAGCTTGCGCTTGGGAAAAACGTTATTGTGGCGTTTATGCCTTGGCAAGGTTATAACTTCGAAGATTCTATCCTGCTATCAGAAAGACTCGTGACTGAAGATGTTTATACATCAGTACATATTGAGACTTTTGAATTGTTTGCTAGGGACACCAAGTTAGGTAAGGAAGAAGTTACTCGAGATATTCCTAATGTTGGTGAGGATGCATTGAGAGATCTAGATGACTCAGGTGTTGTTCGTATTGGTGCAGAAGTTTCTTCTGGTGATATTTTGGTGGGTAAAGTGACACCAAAAGGAGAAACACAGCTTTCTCCAGAAGAAAAACTGTTAAGGGCAATTTTTGGCGATAAAGCGGGTGATGTTAAAGATACATCGCTTAGAATGCCACCAGGAGCTAAAGGAACAGTTATTGATGTGCAAATTTTTTCTCGAGAAGGTGTTGAAAAAGATGCCAGAGCGAAAGAAATTGAAGACATGCAAGTAAGCAAACTCTTACAGGATCAAGAAGATCAGATTAAGATTATTCGTGAGTCTTCTTATGCAAAAATCGCCAATGTCTTAAGTGGTGAAAAAGTGGCGGCGGATCTAAAAGACAATAAGTCTAAAGTTCTGATTAAAAAAGGCACAAAGATTACGCAAGAAGCTTTAGATGAGGTTCCAAGGCATAAATGGAAAGATATTGCTTTAGTCAGTAATGAAGATGCTGAAAAACAAGTTTTGCAGATCTTTGATCAATTGGCTGAACAAACTGATGGTATTAAGCATGCTTTTGATGAAAAAATATTAAGAATCAAAAGCGGTGACGATTTGTTGCCGGGCGTAATCAAGATGGTGCGTGTATTCGTTGCCATTAAAAGACGTATTTCTGTGGGTGATAAAATGGCTGGACGCCACGGAAATAAAGGTGTTGTGTCTAGAATTATGCCTGTTGAAGATATGCCTTACTTGGAAGACGGTACACCGGTAGATGTTGTTTTAAATCCATTGGGTGTTCCTTCTCGTATGAACGTTGGTCAGATCATGGAAACGCATCTGGGTTGGGCTGGACGCATGCTTGGGCGTAAAATTGACCAGATGATTGAAGAGAAAGTAGACAGCGAAAAAATCAGAACATTTCTTAAGAAAGTGTACCATCGATCAGAAGATCATGACCTGATAGATAAAGCTAAGAAAAGTGATGTTTTGGCCTATGCCAGAAGAATCGCAGAAGAGCATGTGCATTTGGCAACGCCAGTATTTGATGGTGCCAATGATGAGCATATCAAAGAGTTGCTCAAACTTTCCGATGTCCATTCTTCGGGCCAAAGTAAATTGTTTGATGGTAGAACCGGTGATGCTTTTGACCGTATGGTGACAGTAGGAATCATGTATGTCCTTAAGTTACACCACTTGGTTGATGATAAGTTGCATGCTCGTTCTATTGGTCCATACTCTCTTGTCACACAACAGCCTTTGGGCGGTAAAGCTCAGTTTGGTGGTCAAAGACTTGGGGAGATGGAAGTGTGGGCTCTGGAAGCCTATGGTGCTGCTTATGCTCTGCAAGAATTTTTGACTGTAAAATCTGATGATATTGCCGGTCGAACAAGAACGTATGAAGCTATCGTCAAAGGTGAGAATCATCTTGAGTGTGGTTTGCCAGAGTCATTCAACGTGCTTTTAAAAGAGTTAAAAGCTTTATCCTTGGATGTAAGGTTGATTGAGTCACCTGAGTCTTCTACTGAAGAAGGTTCAGATGACCAAGGTAAAGAGTCTTCAGATCAAGAGGCTGCGGCTTAA
- the rpoC gene encoding DNA-directed RNA polymerase subunit beta': MQNLFSFFEKPKDPLFFEAIQVGLASPEKILEWSYGEIKKPETINYRTFKPERDGLFCAKIFGPVKDYECNCGKYKRMKHRGIVCEKCGVEVIESKVRRERMGHITLGSPVAHIWFLKSLPSRIGNLLDLTLKNLEKVIYFEAHIVLEPGASSLEKGQVLSEDEYHKALEDFGDTGFEVGMGAEAIKVLLSDLDLEDLAVTVREEISATKSEAKKKKLAKRLKVVEAFRESGNKPEWMVLDTIPVLPPDLRPLVALEGGRFATADLNDLYRRVINRNNRLKRLLELNAPGIIIRNEKRMLQEAVDALFDNGRRGKTITGTNKRPLKSLSDIIKGKQGRFRQNLLGKRVDYSGRSVIVVGPELKLHQCGLPKLMALELFKPFIFQKLDERGFVPTVKAAKKMVEDQTDEVWDALDEVVREHPVMLNRAPTLHRLGIQAFEPVLIEGKAIRLHPLVCSAFNADFDGDQMAVHVPLSIEAQVEARVLMMSTNNILSPANGKPVIVPSQDIVLGLYYLTKERPFCVGEGKHFSSEEEVRIAYDSGAIELHAKIHVRIRGEKVQTTVGRVLLLEALPKGLPFSMINKVMDKKALADLVDQAFRLCGQKDTILLADQLKNLGYKHSTQAGVSICMDDMQIPSKKYELLDKAQNSVQEIQKQYTEGLITDGERYNKVIDEWAQVSEQIAGEMLGELSTDIVKSADGKDSEEAPSFNPIFMMADSGARGSAQQLRQLAGMRGLMAKPSGEIIETPITANFKEGLTVQQYFISTHGARKGLADTALKTANSGYLTRRLVDVAQDAVITEYDCSTLDGVEAVALIEGGEIIEPLGDRILGRVALEDVVDPYSGEVVIPANVEIDEKIVEKVNNSVIEKVKIRSVLTCQTRRGICTLCYGRDLSRGRMVSIGETVGVIAAQSIGEPGTQLTMRTFHVGGTATRRAEQSTLESRNAGTIKFINLNTVKNRAGRLTVLNRNAELAIVDDKGREREKYKIPYGSEVFFDDGKKVKANAMIAEWDPYTIPIITEVGGIVQFNDMIEGNTVSDQMDAVTGLSRKVIIEAKEAGLRPSIILTDKKGETIKSKVTGGDIQYVLPVGANLAVDNGDELKPGDVVAKITRESSKTKDITGGLPRVAELFEARKPKEVAVISEIDGAVSFGKDTKGKRKVIVTPEVGDAREYLIPKGKHISVIEGDRVVAGEALMDGSADPHDILSVLGEKELSKYMVDEVQEVYRLQGVKINDKHIETIVRQMLRKVKVVDPGETSFLSGEQVDKAAFYEENDKALAEKKKPAKAEALLLGITKASLSTESFISAASFQETTKVFTEAAINGKIDHLRGLKENIVMGRIIPAGTGTAHYRNLGLEVVGKEIKSMVDPTLESPANENNYIENVTTETGA, encoded by the coding sequence ATGCAAAACTTATTTTCATTCTTTGAAAAACCTAAAGATCCACTATTTTTTGAAGCTATTCAGGTTGGCTTGGCGTCTCCTGAAAAAATATTAGAGTGGTCTTACGGTGAAATAAAAAAACCAGAAACCATCAATTATAGAACATTTAAGCCAGAAAGAGATGGTTTGTTTTGTGCTAAAATTTTTGGCCCAGTTAAAGACTATGAGTGTAACTGCGGTAAATATAAAAGAATGAAGCATCGCGGAATTGTCTGTGAAAAATGTGGCGTTGAAGTTATTGAGTCAAAGGTTAGACGTGAGCGTATGGGGCACATCACTTTAGGTTCGCCTGTTGCGCATATTTGGTTTTTAAAATCTTTGCCCAGCCGTATTGGTAACCTTTTAGATTTAACCTTAAAAAACCTTGAAAAAGTTATTTATTTTGAAGCGCATATTGTTCTGGAGCCAGGTGCTTCAAGTTTAGAAAAAGGTCAGGTCCTCAGTGAAGATGAATATCATAAGGCACTTGAGGATTTTGGTGATACAGGTTTTGAAGTTGGAATGGGTGCTGAAGCAATTAAGGTGTTGTTGAGTGATCTTGATCTGGAAGATTTAGCCGTAACGGTCAGAGAAGAAATTTCTGCAACCAAATCAGAAGCCAAGAAGAAAAAACTTGCCAAACGTCTAAAGGTTGTAGAAGCATTTAGAGAGTCTGGCAATAAACCAGAGTGGATGGTGTTGGATACAATTCCAGTGCTACCTCCTGACTTAAGACCTTTGGTAGCCTTGGAAGGTGGCCGTTTTGCTACAGCAGACTTAAATGACTTGTACCGTCGTGTGATTAACAGAAACAATCGTTTGAAGCGTTTGTTAGAGCTAAATGCGCCTGGTATCATTATTAGAAATGAAAAAAGAATGTTACAGGAAGCTGTAGATGCTCTGTTTGATAACGGTAGAAGAGGTAAAACCATTACAGGTACCAATAAAAGGCCTTTAAAATCTTTATCTGACATTATTAAAGGGAAGCAAGGTCGTTTTAGACAGAACCTTTTAGGTAAACGTGTTGATTATTCAGGACGTTCAGTGATTGTGGTTGGTCCTGAGTTGAAATTGCATCAGTGTGGTTTGCCAAAGCTTATGGCTTTGGAGTTGTTTAAGCCATTTATTTTTCAAAAACTAGATGAGAGAGGGTTTGTTCCTACAGTTAAAGCGGCTAAAAAAATGGTGGAAGACCAAACCGATGAAGTCTGGGATGCATTAGATGAAGTGGTAAGAGAGCATCCGGTGATGTTAAACCGTGCACCAACATTGCACCGTTTAGGGATTCAAGCTTTTGAGCCAGTTTTGATTGAAGGTAAGGCCATTCGTTTACACCCATTGGTTTGCTCTGCGTTTAACGCTGACTTTGATGGTGACCAAATGGCGGTTCATGTGCCCTTGTCTATTGAGGCTCAGGTAGAAGCGCGTGTCTTAATGATGTCAACCAATAATATTTTATCTCCAGCTAATGGTAAGCCAGTTATTGTTCCTTCTCAGGATATTGTTTTGGGCTTATATTATTTAACTAAAGAAAGACCATTCTGTGTAGGTGAAGGTAAACATTTCTCCAGCGAAGAAGAAGTACGAATAGCTTATGATTCTGGTGCAATAGAATTGCATGCAAAAATTCATGTTAGAATTCGTGGAGAAAAAGTTCAAACAACCGTTGGGCGAGTCCTTCTTTTAGAAGCTTTGCCTAAAGGTTTGCCATTTTCTATGATCAATAAAGTGATGGATAAAAAGGCATTGGCAGACTTGGTTGACCAAGCGTTTCGTCTATGTGGTCAAAAAGATACTATTTTGTTGGCCGATCAGTTGAAAAACTTAGGTTATAAGCACTCTACACAAGCGGGTGTTTCAATTTGTATGGACGACATGCAAATCCCAAGTAAAAAATATGAGCTGCTTGATAAGGCTCAAAATTCCGTTCAAGAGATTCAGAAACAATACACCGAAGGTTTAATTACTGATGGTGAACGTTACAATAAAGTTATCGATGAGTGGGCTCAAGTGTCCGAGCAGATCGCTGGCGAAATGTTAGGTGAGCTTAGTACTGATATCGTTAAGAGTGCAGATGGTAAAGACTCTGAAGAAGCACCAAGCTTTAACCCAATTTTTATGATGGCTGATTCCGGTGCCAGAGGCAGTGCTCAGCAGTTAAGGCAGTTGGCAGGTATGCGTGGTCTTATGGCTAAACCATCTGGCGAGATTATTGAGACACCTATTACAGCTAACTTTAAAGAAGGTTTAACGGTGCAGCAGTACTTTATCTCTACACACGGTGCTCGTAAAGGTTTGGCAGATACTGCCTTGAAAACTGCAAACTCAGGTTATTTAACTAGACGATTGGTGGATGTTGCACAAGATGCTGTAATCACTGAGTATGATTGTAGTACGCTAGATGGTGTTGAAGCTGTAGCTTTGATTGAGGGTGGAGAAATAATTGAGCCTCTTGGAGATCGTATCTTAGGAAGGGTTGCATTGGAAGATGTTGTTGATCCTTATTCAGGCGAAGTTGTGATCCCAGCTAATGTTGAAATTGATGAGAAAATTGTTGAGAAGGTCAATAACTCAGTTATTGAAAAGGTGAAAATTAGATCCGTTCTTACTTGTCAAACTCGCAGAGGTATTTGTACTTTATGTTACGGGCGTGACTTGTCTCGTGGTAGAATGGTGAGCATTGGTGAAACCGTTGGTGTTATTGCTGCTCAGTCTATTGGTGAGCCAGGAACTCAGTTAACGATGAGAACCTTCCACGTTGGGGGTACCGCGACTCGTAGAGCTGAGCAGTCAACTTTAGAAAGTCGCAATGCAGGTACAATTAAATTTATCAACCTTAATACAGTAAAGAACAGAGCTGGCCGTTTAACAGTTTTAAATAGAAATGCAGAGCTTGCTATTGTTGATGACAAGGGGCGTGAGCGAGAAAAATATAAAATTCCTTACGGTTCCGAAGTCTTTTTTGATGATGGTAAAAAAGTCAAGGCCAATGCAATGATTGCTGAATGGGATCCTTACACCATTCCAATTATTACTGAGGTCGGTGGTATTGTTCAATTTAATGATATGATTGAAGGGAATACCGTTTCTGACCAAATGGATGCGGTTACGGGTCTTTCACGTAAAGTCATTATTGAAGCTAAAGAAGCGGGTTTAAGACCTTCTATTATCTTAACTGATAAAAAAGGTGAAACCATAAAATCTAAAGTTACAGGTGGCGATATTCAGTATGTGCTGCCGGTAGGTGCTAACTTGGCTGTTGATAATGGTGATGAACTTAAACCTGGTGACGTTGTTGCTAAAATTACCCGCGAGAGCAGTAAAACAAAAGATATTACGGGTGGTTTGCCAAGAGTTGCAGAGCTTTTTGAAGCAAGAAAGCCAAAAGAGGTTGCTGTTATTTCTGAAATTGATGGCGCCGTATCTTTTGGTAAAGATACCAAAGGTAAGCGTAAAGTAATTGTAACTCCAGAAGTTGGAGATGCGCGTGAATACTTGATTCCTAAAGGTAAGCACATCTCTGTTATTGAAGGAGACAGAGTGGTTGCCGGTGAGGCCTTGATGGATGGCTCGGCAGATCCGCATGATATCTTAAGTGTTCTTGGTGAAAAAGAATTGTCCAAGTACATGGTGGATGAAGTGCAAGAGGTTTATCGTTTGCAAGGTGTAAAAATTAACGATAAGCATATTGAAACCATTGTTCGCCAAATGTTGCGTAAAGTTAAGGTTGTGGATCCAGGTGAAACCAGCTTCTTGTCTGGTGAACAAGTGGATAAAGCTGCTTTTTATGAAGAGAATGATAAAGCCTTGGCAGAGAAGAAAAAGCCAGCTAAAGCAGAAGCTTTGTTGTTAGGTATTACGAAAGCTTCTTTGTCAACGGAGTCCTTTATATCAGCCGCATCATTCCAGGAAACCACAAAAGTGTTTACTGAAGCAGCGATCAACGGAAAAATTGATCACTTAAGAGGCTTAAAAGAAAATATTGTGATGGGTAGAATCATTCCAGCTGGAACGGGAACTGCTCATTATAGAAATTTAGGCCTTGAGGTTGTAGGAAAAGAAATTAAATCAATGGTGGACCCTACATTGGAGAGTCCAGCTAATGAAAACAACTACATAGAGAATGTAACAACAGAAACGGGTGCTTAA
- the rpsL gene encoding 30S ribosomal protein S12: MPTINQLVRKAREKQSQKNTAPALAKCPQKRGVCTRVYTVTPKKPNSALRKVARVRLTNGYDVTAYIPGEGHNLQEHSVVLVRGGRVKDLPGVRYHIVRGSLDTAGVQNRKRGRSKYGTKRS, translated from the coding sequence ATGCCAACGATAAACCAATTAGTTAGAAAAGCGAGAGAAAAACAGAGCCAAAAAAATACGGCTCCAGCATTAGCCAAATGCCCACAAAAAAGAGGGGTATGTACAAGAGTGTATACAGTAACCCCTAAAAAGCCTAACTCGGCTTTAAGAAAAGTGGCTAGGGTAAGATTGACCAACGGCTATGATGTTACTGCATATATCCCAGGAGAAGGCCATAATTTGCAAGAACACTCTGTTGTGTTGGTGCGTGGTGGTCGTGTAAAGGATTTACCTGGTGTTCGTTACCACATTGTTAGAGGTTCATTGGATACTGCGGGTGTACAAAACAGAAAAAGAGGCCGCTCTAAGTACGGTACCAAGAGGAGTTAA
- the rpsG gene encoding 30S ribosomal protein S7 yields the protein MSRRREAKVRVRVPDPRFGDRLIARLISSCMLDGKKSLSQKIVYTALDMVAEKMKDDPIKVLRKALDNVKPVVETKSRRVGGANYQVPMEVRPNRAEALGIRWLLKSSRDRSGKSMAEKLANELMDAHAQRGAAVKKREEVHKMAEANKAFAHYRW from the coding sequence ATGTCTAGAAGAAGAGAAGCTAAAGTTAGAGTTCGTGTTCCAGATCCCAGGTTTGGTGATCGTCTTATTGCTAGATTGATCAGTTCTTGTATGTTGGATGGTAAGAAGTCTTTGAGTCAAAAAATAGTTTACACTGCCTTAGATATGGTGGCAGAAAAAATGAAAGATGACCCTATTAAAGTGTTAAGAAAAGCATTGGACAATGTAAAACCTGTTGTAGAGACTAAAAGTAGACGTGTTGGTGGTGCAAACTATCAGGTGCCAATGGAAGTAAGGCCTAATAGAGCTGAAGCTTTAGGTATTCGTTGGTTGTTGAAATCCAGTCGTGATCGTTCTGGTAAATCAATGGCAGAGAAATTGGCCAATGAATTAATGGATGCGCATGCACAACGTGGTGCGGCAGTTAAGAAACGTGAAGAAGTACATAAAATGGCAGAAGCAAATAAAGCGTTTGCACATTATCGATGGTAG